From Chitinophagales bacterium, the proteins below share one genomic window:
- a CDS encoding MBOAT family protein, with product MAFNSVSFFVFFPVVTLLYFIVPHQFRWFLLLVASCVFYSFFIPAYLLILCGLIIVDYTAARLIAGADTNRRKLYLLPSILSTCLALFIFKYFNFFNDNIKVAAGFFHWNYSVEALRLALPIGLSFHTFQSLSYVVEVYRGRQHPEKHIGMYALYVMFYPQLVAGPIERPQNLLHQFYEKHTIEYGRITLGLKQMLWGFFKKMVIADNLAMYVNEVYHHPQDYNGNLLLLATWFFALQIYGDFSGYSDIAIGAAKVMGFRLTKNFHQPYFARSFTEFWGRWHISLSTWFRDYLYIPLGGNKVSTLRWTMNILIVFLVSGLWHGANWTFVIWGLLHGLFLLTERFTLTIRNRFSQFNGLRSWRMLKSILSVFITFNLVSFAWIFFRAGDIAAATRIVTSLRFHPADFSSDFLALWQQLAGQQLHPLLPQFLIALVMLFMMAEWMIESKQVPLLQSLLPKAIRWSIYYVLIAMIVVFGVYESAPAFIYFQF from the coding sequence ATGGCATTTAATTCTGTCTCTTTTTTTGTTTTCTTTCCTGTAGTCACGCTGCTCTACTTTATTGTCCCGCATCAGTTCCGGTGGTTCCTGCTTTTAGTGGCAAGCTGTGTGTTTTACAGTTTTTTTATCCCTGCTTACCTGCTCATCTTATGCGGACTGATCATCGTTGATTATACAGCAGCCAGGCTGATTGCGGGAGCAGATACAAATCGCAGGAAGCTTTATCTGCTGCCGAGTATCCTTTCCACCTGCCTCGCACTTTTCATCTTTAAGTATTTTAATTTCTTTAATGATAACATAAAGGTGGCGGCCGGTTTTTTTCACTGGAACTATTCCGTCGAAGCTCTCAGGCTTGCCTTGCCGATTGGACTTTCTTTTCACACCTTCCAAAGTTTGAGTTATGTAGTGGAGGTGTACCGCGGAAGACAACATCCTGAAAAGCATATCGGCATGTATGCTTTGTATGTGATGTTTTATCCGCAACTGGTGGCTGGACCAATAGAGCGGCCTCAAAATTTGTTGCACCAGTTTTATGAAAAGCATACAATAGAATACGGACGTATCACCTTAGGCCTGAAGCAGATGCTTTGGGGCTTTTTTAAAAAAATGGTGATAGCCGATAACCTGGCAATGTATGTAAATGAGGTTTACCATCATCCCCAGGACTACAATGGAAATTTGCTGTTGCTGGCCACCTGGTTTTTCGCGCTGCAGATTTACGGTGATTTTTCAGGATACTCTGACATTGCAATTGGTGCTGCCAAAGTGATGGGCTTCCGGCTGACGAAAAATTTTCATCAGCCGTATTTTGCCAGGTCCTTTACGGAATTCTGGGGCCGATGGCATATCTCCCTTTCAACATGGTTCAGGGATTACCTGTACATTCCACTGGGAGGAAACAAAGTTTCAACATTGCGGTGGACGATGAATATTCTCATTGTCTTTTTGGTTTCCGGACTATGGCATGGTGCTAACTGGACTTTTGTAATATGGGGTTTGTTACATGGTCTCTTCTTATTAACAGAAAGATTTACCCTTACGATAAGGAACCGTTTCAGTCAATTCAACGGGCTTCGTTCCTGGCGAATGTTAAAGAGCATTCTGAGTGTATTCATCACTTTCAACCTTGTAAGTTTTGCCTGGATTTTTTTCAGAGCCGGTGACATAGCAGCAGCCACACGTATAGTAACATCATTGCGTTTTCATCCCGCAGATTTTTCATCCGATTTTCTTGCGCTGTGGCAGCAACTTGCCGGTCAGCAACTGCACCCTCTTTTACCGCAGTTCCTGATCGCTTTAGTTATGCTGTTTATGATGGCAGAATGGATGATTGAATCAAAGCAGGTTCCGTTACTTCAGTCATTATTGCCAAAAGCGATCCGCTGGTCAATTTACTATGTGCTGATCGCCATGATTGTTGTTTTTGGTGTCTATGAATCAGCCCCTGCATTTATATACTTTCAATTCTGA
- a CDS encoding TonB-dependent receptor codes for MKTLLALMGFLCLQSILAANAATITGQVYDQLHQPVEFATVTLLNAADSSLIKGEFTDASGSFAFDQLHEGNYALRITNLGFENVTLDSITIDSASAAVNLGSISLSMLSKELTGVTVSAQKPLIQHEHDKMILNVEGSAVASGGSVLDALEKAPGVIVSQDGKLSLRGKQGVLVMIDDKPTYLSAEQLANQLKAMPAESISKIEVITNPSARYDAEGNAGIINIVTRKNRNLGLNGSVTAGIEKSQEWSPEAGINLNYRMKSVNLFGSYNYSDYHQYQTLDVLRNFSEADGQSSVTENSVMQNAYLDNSYKAGMDYFINDRHTIGFVASGYADKYTTTNNTAATINNSTGIYDPGSHTHGDIKNLSDNFSFNLNYDGKLDTSGTVLSADADYSHFNSKGDDYYETVYFNEDGSETDNPLYYHTQSPGVIDIRSAKVDLSHPFRHGWNMEAGVKASAVKNDNEEIFTVKQNSDWIIDSSKTNHFIYTENVYAGYLQLSKTIKKTSISAGLRSELTHSTGNSETLNENFERDYIQLFPSINVSHEINDNHSVSVSYSRRIDRPDYDQLNPFLFFLDPYLYQQGNPNLRPQLTNSLELSYLFKQNYNLILSYSRTSDEIQEQFYQVDSTKTIVLLSENFGSNTTYASTVYAQLQPFTWWSLTPVLTAFYQDLETKYLETDFHNTHLGCQVNIQNSFTLPKGFSLELSAQYQSPVIFSIASIEANGDVSMGIKKTLWDGKASVKLNARDIFNTNNIKGEIVYANINSSFAQNNDQQRFGINFTYRFGASQESQRRRQSAIDEEVNRVKRGG; via the coding sequence ATGAAAACACTCTTAGCGTTAATGGGATTCCTATGCCTGCAAAGCATCCTGGCTGCAAACGCCGCAACTATCACAGGGCAGGTTTATGATCAGCTGCACCAGCCGGTTGAATTCGCCACTGTTACATTGTTGAATGCAGCAGACAGTTCGCTGATCAAAGGTGAATTCACTGATGCATCGGGCAGTTTTGCATTTGATCAGCTCCACGAGGGAAATTATGCACTGCGTATAACCAACCTGGGTTTTGAAAATGTTACACTTGACAGCATTACCATTGATAGTGCAAGTGCTGCTGTGAATCTTGGCAGCATATCACTGTCAATGTTGTCGAAAGAACTGACCGGCGTAACTGTTTCCGCTCAGAAACCATTGATTCAGCATGAACATGACAAGATGATATTAAATGTGGAAGGCAGCGCTGTCGCCTCCGGCGGCAGTGTGCTGGATGCACTGGAAAAAGCGCCCGGCGTAATCGTAAGTCAGGATGGAAAACTGAGTCTTCGCGGCAAGCAAGGCGTGCTGGTTATGATTGATGACAAACCTACCTATCTGTCTGCCGAACAACTGGCGAACCAGTTAAAGGCAATGCCGGCTGAAAGCATTTCAAAAATTGAAGTGATCACCAATCCATCTGCCCGATATGATGCCGAGGGCAATGCAGGCATTATTAACATCGTGACCAGGAAAAACAGGAACCTCGGATTAAATGGTTCCGTGACAGCAGGCATTGAAAAATCACAGGAATGGAGCCCTGAAGCGGGCATTAATCTCAATTACCGCATGAAAAGCGTGAATCTGTTCGGAAGCTACAACTATAGTGACTACCATCAATATCAGACACTGGATGTGCTGCGTAATTTCTCGGAAGCAGATGGGCAATCTTCCGTAACCGAAAATAGCGTAATGCAAAATGCCTATCTGGATAACAGTTATAAAGCAGGGATGGATTATTTCATCAACGACAGGCATACGATTGGTTTCGTGGCCAGTGGATATGCGGATAAATACACGACTACAAATAACACCGCTGCCACCATCAACAACAGCACTGGTATTTATGACCCGGGGTCGCATACTCACGGAGATATCAAAAATCTATCGGATAACTTTTCTTTCAACCTCAACTATGATGGAAAGCTCGATACATCCGGCACTGTACTCTCGGCGGATGCCGACTATTCTCATTTTAACAGTAAAGGAGATGATTATTATGAAACAGTATATTTTAATGAAGATGGCAGTGAAACGGATAATCCACTTTACTATCATACACAAAGTCCTGGTGTGATTGATATTCGCTCGGCAAAAGTTGATCTTTCCCATCCATTCCGTCATGGCTGGAATATGGAAGCCGGTGTAAAAGCCAGCGCTGTAAAAAATGATAATGAAGAAATCTTCACTGTAAAGCAAAACAGTGATTGGATAATTGACAGCTCCAAGACCAATCATTTTATCTATACAGAAAATGTATATGCCGGATACCTGCAACTGAGCAAGACCATAAAAAAGACAAGCATCTCGGCCGGGCTCAGAAGTGAGCTCACGCATTCAACAGGCAATTCTGAAACACTGAATGAAAACTTCGAACGTGACTATATACAACTTTTTCCTTCCATCAATGTAAGTCATGAAATCAATGATAACCATTCCGTTTCTGTTTCCTACAGCCGCCGCATTGACCGGCCGGATTATGATCAGCTTAATCCATTTCTCTTTTTTCTGGATCCTTATCTATACCAGCAGGGAAACCCTAACCTTAGACCACAGCTTACCAACTCATTGGAATTATCTTATTTATTCAAGCAGAACTATAACCTGATATTAAGCTACAGCCGCACCAGTGATGAAATACAGGAACAATTTTACCAGGTGGATTCTACCAAAACCATCGTGCTGCTTTCCGAGAATTTCGGATCCAATACTACCTATGCTTCCACCGTTTATGCGCAGCTGCAACCGTTCACATGGTGGAGTTTAACACCGGTTTTAACGGCATTTTACCAGGACCTTGAAACAAAATACCTTGAAACCGATTTTCACAATACCCATTTAGGTTGCCAGGTAAACATTCAAAACAGCTTTACCCTTCCTAAAGGATTCAGCCTTGAGCTGTCAGCGCAGTATCAGTCGCCGGTAATTTTCAGCATCGCTTCCATAGAAGCAAATGGCGATGTGTCAATGGGTATTAAAAAGACATTGTGGGATGGAAAAGCGAGCGTGAAACTGAATGCACGTGACATCTTTAATACCAACAATATCAAGGGCGAAATTGTTTATGCCAACATTAATTCGTCCTTCGCGCAAAACAATGATCAGCAACGGTTTGGCATCAATTTCACCTATCGGTTCGGCGCTTCGCAGGAATCACAGCGCAGACGGCAAAGCGCTATTGATGAAGAGGTGAACCGTGTAAAACGTGGAGGATAG
- a CDS encoding metallophosphoesterase, with translation MKRSKFLLCLCFLFINSFICAQSPQRVFSLFLIGDAGEYTIDDTAHTRTLQHLRQELNTEQYRSNSAVIFLGDNVYPCGWAPANEQGGKVRYEKIPKVCCDEVNGKTLEVNQQKLASQLEGLENYDGSVFMIPGNHDWQRGQRRGQQFVVNERKSFEDYFSSGKLKHGGYYPKYAFGPDDTLIRAAEGIKIRLVFIDSQWWLHAHGSAMEGVDAGNRKERRHVLDGYLSELDTIVHRAKRQNEFILIAQHHPIYTYGKHSAKFIVAPAARLRFQHIGNRQYDYLRKRLDTICNKYSADKLIFAAGHDHNLQYFRLPNYVQLVSGAGSKCTNEKDCSEFRKVKPERNTSVLEMHGEFNSKGFFRIEYFDDNTFRVLIWKEELNQTVTPAQLTDFSFPD, from the coding sequence ATGAAACGGTCAAAATTCTTGCTGTGCTTATGTTTTCTATTCATAAACAGTTTCATCTGTGCGCAGTCGCCTCAGCGGGTATTTTCTCTCTTCTTAATCGGAGATGCTGGCGAGTACACTATTGATGATACGGCTCATACCAGGACACTTCAACACCTCAGGCAGGAGTTGAATACAGAGCAGTACCGGTCAAACAGTGCAGTCATATTTTTGGGCGACAATGTTTATCCCTGCGGTTGGGCTCCTGCGAATGAGCAAGGCGGCAAAGTTAGATATGAGAAGATTCCGAAAGTTTGTTGTGATGAGGTGAATGGTAAAACGTTGGAAGTGAATCAACAGAAATTGGCCAGTCAACTGGAAGGACTGGAGAATTATGATGGCAGTGTATTTATGATCCCGGGAAATCATGACTGGCAGCGCGGACAGCGAAGGGGACAACAATTTGTTGTAAACGAGAGAAAGTCTTTTGAGGATTATTTCAGCAGCGGGAAACTGAAACATGGCGGATATTATCCTAAGTATGCATTCGGTCCGGATGATACTTTAATCCGTGCGGCCGAAGGAATTAAGATACGGTTGGTTTTTATCGATTCTCAATGGTGGCTTCATGCACATGGTTCCGCGATGGAGGGAGTTGATGCAGGTAACCGTAAAGAAAGAAGGCATGTTTTGGATGGTTACCTGTCGGAGTTGGATACGATTGTACATCGTGCAAAACGGCAGAATGAATTCATACTGATCGCACAGCACCATCCGATTTATACCTATGGCAAGCACAGTGCAAAATTTATTGTGGCGCCTGCTGCAAGACTTCGGTTTCAGCATATCGGCAACAGGCAATATGATTACCTGCGTAAACGGTTAGATACCATCTGTAATAAGTATTCGGCGGATAAACTGATTTTTGCCGCAGGGCATGATCACAACCTGCAATATTTCCGGCTTCCGAATTATGTACAGCTGGTGAGTGGTGCAGGAAGCAAATGCACGAATGAAAAGGATTGCAGTGAATTCAGGAAGGTGAAACCGGAACGCAACACATCCGTGCTTGAAATGCATGGTGAATTCAATTCGAAAGGATTTTTTCGTATTGAATACTTCGATGACAATACTTTCCGTGTACTTATATGGAAAGAAGAGCTGAATCAGACGGTTACTCCCGCTCAACTTACCGACTTCAGCTTTCCGGATTAA
- a CDS encoding porin family protein, whose product MKKIIVVFISIICLGTTAGFSQSEFTLNYDMNLPVGSVTDYISSYQFRGMNGQYRYRFTDNLSAGFDLGYNSWYQKKSDATYEVNHETSVTGTFYNYNRNWTMHVAGEYAFGDPMKRVRPFVGLGLGVNSIDLESYVIDYVITATNKWPFSISPEVGLRFTQPGSHVSGNVSAYLNYTTYDYEELIKDLSYVGFRVGISWK is encoded by the coding sequence ATGAAAAAGATAATTGTTGTTTTCATCAGCATCATATGTTTGGGTACAACTGCTGGATTTTCCCAGTCGGAGTTCACCTTAAATTATGACATGAATCTGCCGGTGGGTTCTGTTACGGATTACATTTCAAGCTACCAGTTTCGAGGAATGAATGGTCAGTACCGTTACCGCTTCACTGATAATCTCTCTGCGGGTTTTGATCTTGGTTATAACAGTTGGTACCAGAAAAAATCTGATGCTACTTATGAAGTTAACCATGAAACGTCGGTTACCGGAACATTTTATAACTACAACCGCAACTGGACCATGCATGTAGCGGGCGAGTATGCGTTTGGCGACCCAATGAAAAGGGTTAGGCCTTTTGTCGGACTGGGACTGGGTGTAAACAGTATTGACCTGGAGTCGTATGTAATCGATTATGTGATCACTGCTACCAATAAGTGGCCATTTTCCATATCACCTGAAGTTGGATTGCGGTTTACACAACCCGGTTCGCATGTTAGTGGAAATGTCAGTGCCTATCTCAACTATACCACGTATGACTATGAAGAACTTATTAAGGATCTCAGTTACGTGGGTTTCAGGGTGGGTATCAGCTGGAAATAA
- a CDS encoding outer membrane protein assembly factor — MIVAITMITAPAYAQHNADSINCPVKDIGDLLRKDTMANSKPPKNYYLFGAPVIGSSPATGFIIGLAGQITFKGKNPLDKYSVVNANFQYTTKNQILFQVKNNLLLAQNKLILSGDMRIFIYSQPTYGLGTDALNAESTGNGIIIGNESVEPDSIAENMFYNYYKLHQLAAYNIKGIFYLGAGLNFDIYQKISVDYPLLSGKDTSFHTAYSLLHGYDSTNYALNGISAHAIIDTRDNQINATKGIYMNLSYQFEPNFSKQQKSSSVFSAELRYFKTVNVMHKHHTIAWWAMGTFTTSALPYLSLPALGWDQRSRSGRGYAQGTFRGQNFVYGEIEYRFPITCNEVLGGVLFINGTTASDKDREVKLFRFIQPAFGIGLRINMDKASRTNLVLDYGIGKKSNGFYLNAGETY, encoded by the coding sequence ATGATTGTTGCTATTACCATGATTACAGCACCGGCATATGCTCAGCATAATGCTGATTCCATAAACTGTCCTGTTAAAGATATCGGTGACCTGTTGAGAAAAGATACGATGGCCAATTCAAAGCCGCCTAAAAACTATTACCTATTTGGAGCACCGGTGATAGGCTCCTCACCTGCCACGGGATTTATTATTGGTTTGGCCGGACAGATCACGTTTAAAGGAAAAAATCCGCTGGATAAGTATTCTGTTGTAAATGCCAACTTTCAATACACTACTAAAAATCAGATTCTGTTCCAGGTGAAAAACAACCTGCTGCTTGCGCAAAACAAACTGATTCTCTCCGGTGATATGCGCATATTCATCTATTCGCAACCAACTTACGGACTGGGTACCGATGCGCTGAATGCCGAATCAACCGGTAACGGCATTATCATAGGAAATGAAAGCGTTGAGCCGGATTCAATCGCTGAGAATATGTTTTATAATTATTACAAACTTCATCAGCTGGCAGCCTATAACATAAAAGGCATCTTCTACCTGGGCGCAGGCCTCAACTTCGATATCTATCAAAAAATATCAGTAGATTATCCATTGCTCTCCGGGAAAGATACTTCCTTTCATACTGCTTACAGCTTATTGCATGGCTATGACTCTACCAATTATGCGCTCAATGGAATCAGCGCCCATGCAATCATTGATACACGCGATAACCAGATCAATGCAACCAAGGGCATCTATATGAATCTGAGCTATCAGTTTGAACCGAATTTTTCCAAACAACAGAAAAGCAGTTCTGTATTTTCTGCTGAACTGCGTTATTTCAAAACTGTGAATGTGATGCATAAACATCATACCATTGCATGGTGGGCCATGGGAACATTTACAACAAGCGCTCTACCCTACCTCTCTTTACCGGCCCTGGGCTGGGACCAGCGAAGCAGAAGCGGAAGGGGTTATGCGCAGGGGACCTTCCGTGGACAAAATTTCGTCTATGGCGAAATCGAATACCGCTTCCCCATTACCTGCAATGAAGTGCTTGGTGGAGTGTTGTTCATCAATGGCACTACAGCCAGTGATAAGGACAGGGAAGTTAAGCTGTTCAGATTTATTCAACCGGCTTTTGGCATCGGCTTGCGGATAAACATGGATAAAGCATCACGTACGAATCTCGTACTTGATTATGGGATCGGTAAAAAATCAAACGGATTCTATCTGAATGCAGGTGAAACTTATTAG
- a CDS encoding DUF4136 domain-containing protein — protein sequence MKRLVIAGSLLSVILTFNSCILPYPSDSELYEDVATISSRDSTVDFGVFHTYSVPDAVYFLGSDSTVDPINAQYSQQLIAAVVSQMNSRGYQQVDKTADPDLVFNMTATENLNIVYYPGYGYGYWDCYYWGWNCGWWYYPTYPTVSTYKSGSLVIDMVDRRHAIDGDLGYLPIPWTSIVYALSSSDPNFNVSKALKGIDAAFAQSPYLQTN from the coding sequence ATGAAACGTTTAGTTATTGCCGGAAGCCTGCTGTCAGTCATACTGACGTTTAATTCGTGTATTTTACCTTATCCTTCCGATTCGGAATTGTATGAGGATGTTGCAACTATCAGCAGTCGTGACTCTACTGTTGACTTTGGTGTCTTCCATACCTACAGTGTACCGGATGCCGTTTATTTTTTAGGCTCCGATTCAACGGTGGACCCGATCAATGCACAATATTCACAGCAGTTAATTGCTGCGGTGGTGAGTCAGATGAATAGCCGTGGTTATCAGCAAGTGGATAAAACAGCTGATCCCGACCTGGTTTTTAATATGACAGCCACTGAGAACCTCAATATTGTTTACTACCCGGGTTACGGCTATGGTTACTGGGATTGCTATTACTGGGGCTGGAATTGCGGCTGGTGGTATTATCCTACCTACCCGACCGTGTCAACTTATAAGTCGGGTTCATTGGTGATTGATATGGTGGATCGCAGGCATGCCATTGATGGTGATCTCGGGTATCTGCCGATTCCCTGGACTTCCATTGTTTATGCACTTTCGTCATCAGATCCTAACTTCAATGTGTCGAAAGCATTGAAAGGTATAGATGCTGCATTTGCTCAATCACCATATCTCCAAACAAACTAA
- a CDS encoding T9SS type A sorting domain-containing protein, translating to MKRNITFKALLSICTTLLFLTGPKISFSQPVTGLKTDISLISDNGETTVIKFSPGAMVQKPVSTPTGEAFVITLDDGTPMLKKGYPDLPKLTASIIIPDDKNMQLTISGSSYTDIENVLVAPSKGSLKRDVIPSAIPYEYATAYQEDAFFPEDIAEMRDPYILRDFRGQTVIVYPFQYNPVTKTLRVYSEITVTVSPKNKGKVINALERNYMSDKIAREFENVYTSHFLNYGSDTRYDHLEEEGNMLIISYGSFMDEMQPFVDWKRQRGLPTEMVDIATIGNSKTAIKNYVANYYNTNGLTFLLLVGDDAQVKTSSTNAGDSDNDYGFISGNDHYQEIFVGRFSAQTEAEVITQVNRTIAYEKTPVDDSYFAKGICMASNEGAGIGDDGEADYQHEDLIRTQLLDYTYNEVAELFDGTHGNVDAPGNPSDNNLRDLVNAGAGIIQYTGHGSTTSLGTTGFNNSDVNTLTNTTKWPFVWIVGCSVGNFRTSTCFAEAWARATSNGQPTGALSSFMSTILQAWAEPMEAQDEINLILTESYADKINRTYGGLSINGCFSMNDKYGNNGIEMTDTWVIFGDPSVVVRTAQPTAMTVLHDPTIAPSSGSFTVSCDEENALAALTVNGTILATAKVSGGIAYLSFNALTNDDPLTLTITGYNKTPYISTITVEQSAGGHVVGGVDVFGQNNGLTDLLTTINTGNTLIDLNQEVPKDASAAVDINYLQSDGLVIYPNPFDQQTSIAYQIVAPSAVTVAIFDQSGREISRLVNNEIQLTGSYQLTFDAKKLPAGAYYCQVMIDGKRQVEKLFITR from the coding sequence ATGAAACGAAATATTACTTTCAAGGCATTGCTGTCAATTTGCACAACACTGCTTTTTCTCACAGGTCCGAAAATTTCTTTCTCACAACCCGTTACCGGCCTAAAGACTGATATCTCCCTTATTTCCGATAATGGAGAAACTACGGTAATCAAGTTCAGTCCCGGCGCTATGGTGCAAAAACCAGTCAGCACACCAACCGGAGAAGCATTTGTGATTACCCTCGATGATGGAACACCCATGCTAAAGAAAGGTTATCCCGACCTTCCGAAACTTACTGCCAGCATTATTATTCCGGACGATAAAAACATGCAGCTGACAATAAGTGGCAGCAGCTATACAGACATTGAAAATGTTCTGGTAGCGCCATCCAAAGGGTCTTTAAAAAGAGATGTAATACCATCAGCGATTCCCTATGAATATGCTACGGCATACCAGGAAGATGCTTTCTTCCCGGAAGACATCGCGGAAATGAGAGATCCGTATATTCTGAGGGATTTCAGGGGTCAGACGGTTATCGTTTATCCTTTCCAGTATAATCCTGTTACCAAAACACTGCGGGTTTATTCTGAAATTACGGTTACTGTTTCCCCCAAGAATAAAGGTAAGGTCATCAATGCACTGGAGCGTAACTATATGAGTGATAAGATTGCGAGGGAATTTGAAAATGTTTATACCAGTCATTTTCTGAATTATGGCAGCGATACCCGTTACGATCATTTGGAAGAAGAAGGTAACATGCTGATCATCAGCTATGGCAGTTTTATGGATGAAATGCAGCCCTTTGTTGACTGGAAAAGACAAAGAGGGTTGCCAACGGAGATGGTGGATATTGCCACAATCGGCAACAGTAAAACAGCTATAAAAAACTATGTCGCAAATTATTATAACACCAATGGACTGACATTCCTGCTGCTCGTAGGAGATGATGCACAGGTAAAGACCAGCAGCACCAATGCCGGCGACTCTGACAATGACTATGGATTTATTTCAGGTAATGATCATTACCAGGAAATTTTTGTCGGGCGTTTCTCCGCACAGACAGAAGCTGAGGTTATCACGCAGGTTAACCGCACGATAGCTTATGAAAAAACACCGGTTGATGACAGCTATTTTGCGAAAGGTATTTGCATGGCTTCCAATGAAGGCGCCGGTATCGGCGATGATGGCGAAGCCGATTATCAGCATGAAGACCTGATCCGCACACAACTGTTGGACTATACCTACAATGAAGTTGCCGAACTATTTGACGGTACACACGGAAATGTAGATGCACCGGGCAATCCATCGGATAATAATCTGCGAGACCTGGTGAACGCAGGTGCCGGTATTATTCAATATACAGGCCACGGCAGCACCACCAGTTTGGGTACTACCGGATTTAATAACAGTGATGTGAATACGCTTACCAATACAACCAAATGGCCCTTTGTCTGGATCGTGGGATGTTCTGTAGGTAATTTCAGGACCAGTACCTGTTTTGCAGAAGCGTGGGCCCGCGCTACCAGCAATGGCCAGCCGACCGGAGCTTTATCCTCTTTTATGTCTACGATCCTGCAGGCCTGGGCCGAACCCATGGAAGCACAGGATGAGATCAACCTGATACTGACTGAAAGTTATGCCGATAAGATCAACAGGACCTATGGCGGATTATCCATTAACGGTTGCTTCAGCATGAATGATAAATATGGCAACAACGGTATTGAAATGACTGACACCTGGGTGATCTTCGGTGACCCTTCTGTAGTAGTGCGAACGGCACAGCCTACAGCCATGACCGTTTTGCATGATCCAACCATTGCACCTTCATCGGGCTCCTTCACTGTTTCGTGTGATGAAGAGAATGCTTTAGCTGCATTAACGGTAAATGGAACTATTCTTGCCACAGCAAAAGTATCCGGCGGTATTGCCTATCTTTCTTTCAATGCCCTTACGAATGATGATCCACTCACGCTCACGATAACGGGTTACAACAAGACACCTTACATTTCAACGATAACGGTTGAGCAATCAGCCGGCGGTCATGTGGTGGGTGGTGTTGATGTATTTGGACAAAACAATGGCCTGACAGACCTCCTGACAACCATCAATACCGGCAATACACTCATTGACCTCAATCAGGAGGTTCCTAAAGATGCTTCTGCCGCCGTGGATATCAACTATCTGCAGTCTGACGGCTTAGTGATCTATCCGAATCCTTTTGATCAGCAGACTTCCATTGCTTATCAAATAGTTGCTCCCTCCGCCGTGACGGTTGCTATATTCGATCAATCAGGCAGGGAAATAAGCAGGCTCGTTAACAATGAAATACAGCTTACGGGCTCCTATCAATTAACATTCGACGCAAAGAAACTTCCTGCAGGTGCTTATTACTGCCAGGTAATGATTGATGGAAAGCGTCAGGTTGAAAAACTTTTTATTACCCGGTAA